In a single window of the Enoplosus armatus isolate fEnoArm2 chromosome 15, fEnoArm2.hap1, whole genome shotgun sequence genome:
- the lin52 gene encoding protein lin-52 homolog, translated as MASPNGGDDFESSLLSFEKLDRASPDLWPEQLPGVAEFAASCKNTITNSPPKWMAELESEDIEMLKELGSLTTANLMEKVKGLQNLAYQLGLEESREMTRGKFLNILERPKK; from the exons GTGACGATTTTGAGTCCTCTTTGCTGAGTTTTGAGAAGTTGGACAGAGCCTCGCCAGACCTGTGGCCAGAGCAGT TGCCCGGAGTTGCAGAATTTGCTGCATCTTGTAAAAAT ACCATCACAAACTCGCCCCCCAAGTGGATGGCTGAGCTAGAAAGTGAGGACATTGAAATGTTGAAAG AGCTGGGTAGTCTGACCACAGCCAACCTGATGGAGAAGGTCAAAGGACTTCAGAACCTCGCTTACCAGCTGGGCTTAGAGGAGT CCAGAGAAATGACCAGGGGGAAGTTTCTGAACATCTTGGAGAGGCCCAAGAAGTGA